One window of the Granulicella arctica genome contains the following:
- a CDS encoding UDP-N-acetylmuramoyl-L-alanyl-D-glutamate--2,6-diaminopimelate ligase has product MTSHEAMLGVDSLARGTGVAAVEGVEYDSRKVKPGSIFVAMRGEATDGNRFIANAVSCGARVVVTDSREMWERAGEFPEAEFYFSEHGRQALATVSANVFGHPEKSLALSAVTGTNGKTTTSYLLESMLRSLGRTCVLIGTIEYHVGDAVRVSPHTTPESRDVLELFADGVTVGATEAVMEMSSHALEQERVWGLPVDVAIFTNLTQDHLDYHGTMEAYFAAKARLIEGVGTEAPRVAVLNADDVYGERLIRTAGKSQVVSYGMERGDFRAGQVRMRAGKTTFMMTTPHGSVEMQSPLTGRVNVYNLLAASAAAMARGLTLEQVVAGAAAGAQVPGRFQVVPSTNGVTVVVDYAHTDDALRNLIALGRELVAGRGGRVITLFGCGGDRDRTKRPRMGRAAGEGSDLVVLTSDNPRREEPMTIIEEALAGVNETATTCIVEEDRAGAIEIAIRAARPGDIVLIAGKGHEKVQILSDGKIPFDDVAVAAGVLQEMTQ; this is encoded by the coding sequence ATGACTAGTCATGAGGCGATGCTCGGCGTTGACTCTCTTGCGCGAGGGACGGGCGTTGCTGCGGTAGAGGGTGTTGAGTACGATTCGCGCAAGGTGAAGCCGGGCAGTATCTTCGTTGCGATGCGCGGCGAGGCTACGGATGGGAACCGGTTTATTGCGAACGCGGTGAGTTGTGGTGCTCGCGTGGTGGTCACAGATTCGCGTGAAATGTGGGAGCGTGCGGGCGAGTTTCCGGAAGCCGAGTTCTATTTCTCAGAACACGGGCGGCAAGCGTTGGCGACAGTATCGGCGAATGTGTTTGGGCATCCCGAAAAGTCGCTGGCGCTGAGTGCCGTGACGGGTACGAACGGGAAGACGACTACATCCTACTTATTAGAGTCGATGCTGCGGAGTTTGGGGCGGACGTGTGTACTGATCGGGACTATCGAGTATCACGTCGGCGATGCGGTGCGTGTTTCGCCTCATACAACGCCCGAGAGCCGCGACGTATTGGAGCTTTTTGCAGATGGTGTGACGGTGGGCGCGACCGAGGCAGTGATGGAGATGTCGAGCCATGCACTGGAGCAGGAGCGTGTGTGGGGCCTGCCTGTGGACGTGGCGATCTTCACGAACCTCACGCAGGATCACCTGGACTATCACGGGACGATGGAAGCTTACTTCGCCGCGAAGGCGCGATTAATTGAGGGCGTGGGCACGGAAGCACCGCGGGTCGCCGTGCTCAATGCAGATGATGTTTACGGTGAACGCCTTATCAGGACGGCCGGCAAGTCGCAGGTGGTGAGCTACGGTATGGAACGCGGCGACTTCCGGGCAGGGCAGGTGCGGATGCGGGCGGGTAAGACGACGTTTATGATGACGACGCCACATGGCTCCGTCGAGATGCAGTCGCCCCTGACGGGCCGAGTAAATGTCTACAACCTGCTGGCGGCCAGCGCGGCTGCTATGGCTCGTGGTTTGACGCTGGAGCAGGTCGTTGCGGGTGCGGCGGCGGGGGCACAGGTTCCGGGACGATTCCAGGTAGTGCCTTCGACCAACGGAGTGACGGTCGTTGTGGATTATGCGCACACGGATGACGCGCTGCGGAATCTAATCGCGCTGGGGCGTGAGTTGGTGGCGGGGCGCGGCGGGCGGGTGATTACTCTTTTTGGGTGCGGTGGTGATCGAGATCGAACGAAGCGGCCACGTATGGGAAGAGCGGCGGGTGAGGGCAGCGACCTGGTGGTGCTGACGAGCGATAATCCCCGAAGAGAGGAGCCGATGACGATTATCGAGGAGGCTCTTGCCGGGGTGAACGAGACGGCGACGACGTGCATTGTTGAAGAGGATCGGGCGGGTGCGATTGAGATTGCGATTCGTGCGGCAAGGCCGGGAGACATCGTGCTGATTGCAGGTAAGGGACATGAGAAGGTGCAGATTTTGAGTGATGGGAAGATTCCGTTTGATGACGTGGCTGTGGCTGCGGGAGTGTTGCAGGAGATGACGCAGTGA
- the murG gene encoding undecaprenyldiphospho-muramoylpentapeptide beta-N-acetylglucosaminyltransferase, producing the protein MASDRELRVLIAGGGTGGHVIPALAIGRELRDVAGAEVRFVGTARGLETRLVPEAGFPLELIHVGQLKNVSVMTRLRTLTDLPRGLLRCVALLRSYRPQVVVGVGGYASGPAMMAAILLGIPTLAFEPNAVPGLANRLVGRFVTAAAVNFALTQRYFRGAVVTGIPVRRAFFDIQQKAEGEAPRLLVFGGSQGARVLNQVMPKIAARLLVNVPGLTIVHQTGPHGEASTREAYEASGADPACWQVSAYLNEMPKQFAEADLIFCRSGASTMAELGAAGKASILVPFPQAADDHQRKNAEVFAGAAAALVVLESDLEPEMLFTHLRNLLGNPTELHRMGQRARALALPDALGVIGRLVVSIARRS; encoded by the coding sequence TTGGCGAGTGACAGGGAATTGCGGGTTCTGATCGCTGGTGGTGGCACAGGTGGGCATGTGATCCCCGCACTGGCGATTGGACGCGAGTTGCGCGATGTTGCAGGGGCCGAGGTGCGCTTTGTGGGTACGGCGCGCGGCCTCGAGACGAGGCTGGTTCCCGAGGCTGGATTCCCACTCGAATTGATCCACGTAGGGCAGCTCAAGAATGTTAGCGTTATGACGCGGCTGCGGACGCTTACAGATCTGCCAAGGGGCTTGCTGCGGTGCGTCGCGCTGCTGCGAAGCTATCGGCCACAGGTGGTCGTGGGCGTAGGAGGGTATGCCTCCGGGCCGGCAATGATGGCCGCCATTCTGCTTGGAATTCCAACACTGGCTTTTGAGCCGAATGCGGTACCTGGGCTGGCGAACCGTCTTGTGGGAAGGTTTGTTACAGCGGCAGCAGTCAACTTCGCTCTGACTCAGCGGTATTTTCGGGGCGCGGTCGTGACGGGGATCCCGGTGCGGCGCGCCTTCTTTGACATTCAGCAGAAAGCAGAGGGTGAGGCTCCACGGCTGCTGGTCTTCGGTGGCAGCCAGGGGGCTCGCGTGCTGAACCAGGTGATGCCGAAGATCGCAGCGCGGCTGCTGGTGAACGTTCCCGGCCTTACGATCGTGCACCAAACCGGACCCCATGGCGAGGCGTCGACCCGCGAGGCTTACGAGGCAAGCGGTGCAGACCCGGCGTGCTGGCAGGTAAGCGCTTATCTGAACGAGATGCCAAAGCAGTTTGCGGAAGCCGACCTGATCTTTTGCCGAAGTGGAGCGAGCACGATGGCGGAGCTGGGAGCGGCGGGAAAGGCCTCGATCCTGGTTCCGTTTCCACAGGCTGCGGACGACCACCAACGAAAGAATGCCGAGGTCTTTGCTGGAGCTGCTGCGGCATTAGTGGTGCTTGAGTCTGACCTGGAGCCGGAAATGCTCTTTACCCACCTGCGGAACCTGCTGGGAAATCCAACGGAGTTGCACCGGATGGGACAGAGAGCGAGGGCGCTGGCCCTGCCGGATGCGCTCGGAGTCATCGGGCGACTGGTCGTCTCGATCGCACGGCGGAGTTAG
- a CDS encoding Orn/Lys/Arg family decarboxylase: MSEGRWVLLIASEVGGTDSVSDRAMERLVDAIGEEGYEVVRTSTPEDGLSLVTSDPSHSAILLDWDLEGENQFDEPAALKILRAVRRRNKKIPIFLIADRTLVSELPLEVVKQVHEYIHLFGDTPAFIANRVDFAIERYHEQLLPPYFRELKKYNDQGAYSWDAPGHMGGVAFLKHPIGMEFHKFFGENIMRSDLGISTAPLGSWLDHIGPPGESERNAARIFGADWTFYVLGGSSTSNQIIGHGVIAQDDIVLADANCHKSICHSLTVTGARPVYMKPTRNGYGMIGLVPLKRFHPDFIKGLIEKSPLTVGARSQVPTYAVVTNSTYDGLCYDVNRVVTELAKSVPRIHFDEAWYAYAKFHEIYQGRFAMGVPDDMPERPAIFAVQSTHKMLAAFSMGSMIHVKLSPRAQLDFDQFNEAFMMHGTTSPFYPLIASLDVAAAMMDDPAGPTLMSETLQDAISFRKAMSSIAHRLREAEEGWFFRLYQPEHVFDPLDGKTYLIEEAADGLLTNRSSAWTLKAGEEWHGFLDEDIADDYCMLDPTKVTILTPGVNAQGVVSEWGIPAAILTEFLDGRRVEIARTGDYTVLVLFSVGTSKGKWGALLENLFEFKRLYDSEAPLEEAMPELVSRFPHRYRNVSLKELSDEMHLVMGQLNLSGLVNEACDEDFDPVLTPAQTYQKLLRNETEKIRFSDMAGRIAAVMLVPYPPGIPMSMPGERLGGPDSPVIKLILAMEEFSKRFPGFEREVHGIEVDAEGNYWMRSVIEAQGKRRNGNGKHRPPSSAPPVKKRKRAVTPPLSEPPHGPNTER, from the coding sequence ATGAGCGAAGGCCGTTGGGTGCTGTTGATTGCAAGTGAGGTGGGTGGTACGGATTCAGTATCGGACCGGGCGATGGAACGCCTTGTCGATGCGATAGGCGAAGAGGGCTACGAGGTCGTCAGGACCTCGACGCCGGAGGACGGCTTGTCGCTCGTCACCTCCGATCCTTCGCACAGTGCCATTCTGCTGGACTGGGACCTTGAAGGAGAGAATCAGTTTGATGAGCCTGCCGCGCTGAAGATCCTGCGCGCGGTTCGTCGCCGCAACAAAAAGATTCCGATCTTTCTGATTGCTGACCGCACGCTGGTGAGCGAGCTTCCGCTGGAAGTGGTGAAGCAGGTTCACGAATATATCCACCTCTTTGGCGACACACCAGCCTTTATCGCCAATCGTGTTGACTTCGCCATTGAGCGCTATCACGAGCAGTTGCTGCCGCCGTACTTCCGCGAGTTGAAGAAGTACAACGACCAGGGAGCATATTCGTGGGACGCACCCGGTCACATGGGTGGTGTGGCATTCCTAAAGCACCCGATTGGCATGGAGTTCCACAAGTTCTTCGGCGAGAACATCATGCGGTCGGATCTTGGGATTTCGACGGCTCCGCTGGGCTCATGGCTCGACCACATTGGACCTCCGGGCGAATCGGAGCGCAATGCTGCGCGGATTTTTGGCGCGGACTGGACCTTCTATGTGCTGGGCGGTTCGTCGACCTCGAACCAGATTATCGGCCATGGCGTGATCGCACAGGACGACATCGTCCTGGCGGATGCGAACTGCCACAAATCCATCTGTCACTCGCTGACGGTGACGGGCGCGCGGCCGGTCTACATGAAGCCAACGCGCAACGGCTACGGCATGATCGGCCTGGTCCCGTTGAAGCGGTTTCATCCCGACTTCATCAAGGGATTGATTGAGAAGAGCCCCCTGACGGTTGGAGCACGGTCGCAGGTGCCGACGTACGCCGTGGTAACAAATTCGACCTACGACGGACTCTGCTATGACGTGAATCGGGTGGTGACGGAGCTGGCGAAGTCGGTCCCGCGAATTCACTTCGATGAGGCGTGGTACGCCTACGCGAAGTTTCACGAGATCTACCAGGGTCGGTTTGCGATGGGCGTACCGGACGACATGCCGGAACGACCGGCGATCTTTGCGGTGCAATCGACACACAAGATGTTGGCGGCGTTCTCCATGGGTTCGATGATCCATGTGAAGCTTAGCCCGCGCGCTCAACTCGACTTCGATCAGTTCAACGAAGCGTTCATGATGCACGGGACAACCTCACCCTTCTACCCGCTCATCGCGTCCCTTGATGTAGCAGCGGCGATGATGGATGACCCCGCCGGACCGACGCTGATGAGCGAGACGCTGCAGGATGCGATCAGCTTCCGCAAGGCGATGTCTTCGATTGCGCACAGGCTGCGCGAGGCTGAGGAGGGCTGGTTCTTCCGGCTCTATCAGCCCGAACACGTCTTCGATCCGCTCGATGGAAAGACCTACCTGATTGAAGAGGCTGCGGACGGCCTGCTCACAAATCGTTCGAGTGCCTGGACGCTGAAGGCTGGCGAAGAGTGGCATGGCTTTCTGGACGAAGACATCGCAGATGACTACTGCATGCTCGACCCGACCAAGGTAACAATCCTGACGCCCGGTGTAAATGCGCAGGGTGTGGTCAGCGAGTGGGGAATCCCTGCGGCGATACTCACTGAGTTCCTGGATGGTCGACGAGTCGAAATCGCGCGCACAGGCGACTACACCGTCCTTGTGCTCTTTTCGGTTGGAACCTCGAAGGGTAAATGGGGCGCGTTGCTTGAGAACTTGTTCGAGTTCAAGCGCCTTTACGACTCTGAGGCGCCGCTTGAAGAGGCGATGCCGGAGCTTGTGTCGCGCTTCCCGCATCGGTATCGAAACGTGAGCCTCAAGGAGCTGTCGGACGAGATGCACCTCGTCATGGGTCAGTTGAATCTGTCCGGGCTGGTCAATGAAGCGTGCGATGAAGATTTTGACCCAGTCTTAACGCCGGCGCAGACGTACCAGAAGCTGCTCCGGAACGAGACCGAGAAGATCCGCTTCAGCGATATGGCCGGGCGAATCGCCGCGGTGATGTTGGTGCCGTATCCTCCGGGCATTCCGATGAGTATGCCGGGCGAGCGCCTAGGTGGTCCGGACAGCCCGGTCATCAAGCTGATCCTCGCGATGGAAGAGTTCAGCAAGCGGTTCCCTGGATTTGAGCGCGAAGTGCACGGCATCGAGGTGGATGCCGAGGGCAATTACTGGATGCGCAGCGTCATCGAAGCCCAGGGTAAACGCCGGAATGGTAACGGCAAGCACCGGCCGCCAAGCTCGGCTCCGCCAGTGAAGAAGCGGAAGCGTGCGGTGACGCCGCCCCTGAGTGAACCGCCGCACGGTCCGAATACAGAGCGGTAA
- the ftsW gene encoding putative lipid II flippase FtsW, which yields MAKRVGVDKWLFGTVLLLVLFGLVMVFSASAVMAQAKYGSPYRFVTWQAIWALLGLIAMAVLMRVDYRRFNSPRVVFPAVAVTTLLLLGVFAMGGMNGAHRWIRFAGVTLQPSELAKPVIVLFLAYFLQTRIHQMDDLKGTILRAVAAPLFFVVLILKEPDLGTAMVCVAVMALMLYLAGVQTRYFAIGAVMATPVLYFMLFHVAWRRARMLAFIDPEADPRGTGFHILQSLIAVGTGGFHGLGLMEGRQKLFYLPEPFTDFIFANVCEELGLIGAVLVVGLFVVLGYRGLRAAFLSTDPFARFLAFGITTAVLIQAFFNMSVVLALLPTKGITLPFISDGGTSVFITLASMGVLLNVTREID from the coding sequence ATGGCGAAGCGGGTTGGCGTCGATAAGTGGCTCTTCGGAACGGTGCTGCTGCTGGTGTTGTTTGGGCTTGTCATGGTCTTCTCCGCTTCGGCGGTGATGGCGCAGGCAAAGTACGGCTCGCCGTATCGATTTGTAACGTGGCAGGCGATCTGGGCGCTGCTGGGCCTGATTGCGATGGCAGTATTAATGCGGGTGGACTATCGACGATTCAACAGTCCCCGTGTGGTGTTTCCTGCAGTCGCCGTGACGACGTTACTGCTGCTTGGCGTGTTCGCGATGGGTGGAATGAACGGAGCGCATCGCTGGATTCGGTTTGCAGGCGTGACGCTGCAGCCGTCGGAACTGGCCAAGCCGGTGATTGTGCTATTTCTCGCGTATTTTCTGCAGACGCGGATTCACCAGATGGATGACTTGAAGGGTACGATTCTGCGGGCTGTGGCAGCGCCGCTCTTCTTCGTCGTGTTGATTTTGAAAGAGCCAGACCTCGGCACCGCGATGGTGTGCGTTGCGGTGATGGCGCTGATGCTGTATCTGGCAGGAGTACAGACGCGCTATTTTGCAATTGGTGCCGTGATGGCGACGCCTGTGCTGTATTTCATGCTGTTTCATGTGGCGTGGCGGCGTGCCCGCATGCTGGCGTTCATCGATCCTGAGGCCGATCCTCGCGGGACAGGATTCCATATCCTGCAATCGCTGATCGCGGTGGGAACGGGCGGCTTTCATGGATTGGGTTTGATGGAGGGACGGCAGAAGCTGTTCTATCTACCAGAACCGTTTACGGATTTTATCTTTGCAAACGTATGCGAGGAGCTTGGGCTGATCGGCGCGGTGCTGGTGGTCGGTTTGTTTGTGGTCCTGGGATATCGCGGGCTGCGGGCGGCGTTCCTGTCGACTGATCCATTTGCGCGATTCCTGGCGTTTGGAATTACTACGGCGGTGTTGATCCAGGCGTTCTTCAATATGAGCGTGGTCCTGGCGCTGCTGCCGACAAAGGGAATTACATTGCCGTTTATCTCGGACGGCGGCACTTCGGTATTTATCACGCTTGCCAGCATGGGCGTTCTGCTGAACGTGACGCGCGAGATCGATTAG
- the mraY gene encoding phospho-N-acetylmuramoyl-pentapeptide-transferase — protein MLYWLLYQKLFPYFRLFRIFRYLTFRTVFASLTALLIGLLIGPFVIERLREFQIGQYIREDGPQSHQKKGGTPTMGGVLICISILVPTLLWSDLSNPFVWLIVLSTTAFGAIGFTDDYIKTVRRNNKGLSARQKLGLQFLASAAVAVALTVMDMHGEYSTRLVVPFSKRFRPDLVWQWLGHIPHMGWLAFLPFVIFVMLVITFSSNAVNLTDGLDGLAIGCTIIAAGALTVLTYVSGHVVFSDYLELQRMPMVSELTIFCGSMVGASIGFLWYNAHPAEVFMGDVGSLALGGAIGTVAVIIKQELLLPFIGGVFIMEAVSVMLQVGSYKLRGGKRIFRMAPLHHHFELGGWSESKVIARFWILALVFALLALTTLKLR, from the coding sequence TTGCTCTATTGGCTGCTGTACCAGAAGCTCTTTCCTTACTTTCGGCTGTTCCGCATCTTTCGCTATCTCACGTTTCGCACGGTCTTTGCAAGCCTGACGGCGTTGCTGATTGGCTTGCTGATCGGGCCGTTCGTCATCGAGCGGCTACGCGAGTTTCAGATCGGCCAGTACATTCGCGAAGATGGTCCGCAGTCCCATCAGAAAAAAGGCGGCACCCCGACGATGGGCGGGGTATTGATCTGCATCTCGATCCTGGTGCCGACGCTGCTGTGGTCGGACCTGTCGAACCCGTTTGTGTGGCTGATTGTGCTTTCGACGACGGCGTTCGGAGCGATCGGATTTACGGATGACTACATTAAAACCGTTCGACGGAACAACAAAGGACTTTCTGCCCGGCAGAAGCTTGGACTGCAGTTCTTAGCGAGCGCTGCGGTCGCGGTCGCCCTTACCGTGATGGACATGCATGGGGAGTATTCGACGCGGCTGGTCGTGCCATTTTCAAAGCGGTTTCGGCCGGACCTGGTCTGGCAATGGTTGGGTCATATTCCCCACATGGGGTGGCTTGCGTTCCTGCCGTTTGTCATATTCGTGATGCTGGTCATCACCTTCTCGAGCAACGCCGTGAACCTTACGGACGGGTTGGACGGGCTCGCGATCGGATGCACGATCATTGCGGCGGGTGCGCTAACGGTGCTGACTTATGTGAGCGGGCATGTTGTCTTCTCGGACTATCTCGAGCTGCAGCGGATGCCAATGGTGAGCGAGCTAACGATCTTCTGCGGGTCGATGGTGGGAGCCAGTATTGGTTTCCTTTGGTACAACGCCCATCCGGCTGAGGTATTTATGGGCGATGTCGGGAGCCTGGCGCTTGGTGGCGCGATCGGGACCGTAGCGGTGATCATCAAGCAGGAGTTGCTGCTGCCTTTTATTGGCGGTGTGTTCATCATGGAGGCGGTCAGCGTGATGCTGCAGGTAGGGAGTTACAAGCTGCGGGGCGGAAAGCGTATCTTTCGAATGGCCCCGCTGCATCATCATTTTGAGTTGGGTGGATGGTCGGAGTCGAAGGTGATTGCGCGGTTCTGGATTTTGGCGCTGGTGTTTGCGCTGCTGGCACTGACTACATTGAAGCTGCGCTGA
- the murD gene encoding UDP-N-acetylmuramoyl-L-alanine--D-glutamate ligase, with protein sequence MELKGKRVLVVGLGKSGLAAALFLREQGARVTVSDTRSSVALAGEIPALLEAGIMVEAGGHGLLTFRRQDLIVVSPGVPLDTPEVKQVMAFGLPVIGELELASRYLHGQVVAITGSNGKTTTTSLVGKIFADAGRSTQVGGNIGLPVIELIEKSTAETVNVLEVSSFQLETVVDFHPQIAAILNLTPDHLDRHGSFEKYAAAKEKIFARQTTEDALILNADDRAVQMCAGKTKSRVFWFSGTKVVRQGAFVRDGVVAFIGKEAGTTEPVMPVSEIALKGAHNIENVLAAVCMARVAGISADSIRSSVASFKAVEHRLEFVAKVSGVAYFNDSKATNVDAAMKAVASFEGGVHLILGGKDKNSDYAQLAPLLRERVKAVYTIGSASEKIVRQLEGVVKMVTAETLENAVAAAAEAAEQGDTVLLAPACSSFDQFENYEHRGRVFRELVHGLST encoded by the coding sequence ATGGAACTGAAGGGTAAGCGGGTGTTGGTAGTGGGACTGGGGAAGTCGGGGCTGGCGGCGGCCCTGTTTCTTCGGGAGCAGGGGGCGCGGGTTACGGTGAGCGACACGCGAAGCTCGGTGGCCCTGGCGGGAGAAATCCCAGCGCTGCTGGAGGCGGGGATCATGGTGGAGGCGGGCGGCCATGGGCTGTTGACCTTTCGGCGGCAGGATTTGATTGTGGTCTCTCCGGGGGTGCCGCTGGATACGCCTGAGGTGAAGCAAGTGATGGCGTTTGGGCTACCGGTGATTGGGGAATTGGAGCTGGCAAGTCGGTATCTGCATGGACAGGTGGTGGCGATTACAGGGTCGAATGGAAAGACGACGACGACGAGCCTGGTCGGAAAGATCTTTGCGGATGCCGGGCGATCTACACAGGTAGGCGGCAACATTGGGCTGCCCGTAATCGAGTTGATCGAGAAGAGTACGGCGGAGACGGTGAATGTGCTCGAGGTTTCTAGCTTCCAACTCGAGACCGTGGTGGACTTTCATCCGCAGATCGCGGCGATCCTGAACCTGACGCCGGATCATCTGGACCGGCATGGGAGCTTTGAGAAGTATGCCGCGGCGAAGGAGAAGATCTTTGCTCGGCAGACCACTGAGGACGCGCTGATCCTGAATGCGGATGATCGTGCGGTACAGATGTGTGCGGGTAAGACGAAGTCGCGGGTCTTCTGGTTCAGCGGAACGAAGGTCGTGCGGCAGGGCGCGTTTGTGCGTGACGGCGTAGTCGCGTTTATCGGGAAGGAGGCTGGGACTACCGAGCCGGTCATGCCTGTTTCGGAGATTGCTTTGAAGGGCGCGCATAACATCGAAAATGTGCTGGCGGCGGTGTGTATGGCTCGTGTGGCCGGGATCTCGGCGGACAGCATACGGTCCTCGGTGGCGAGCTTTAAGGCCGTCGAGCATCGGCTGGAGTTCGTGGCGAAGGTCTCAGGGGTTGCGTATTTCAATGATTCAAAGGCGACCAATGTCGATGCGGCGATGAAGGCCGTAGCTTCGTTTGAAGGTGGGGTTCACCTGATCCTTGGGGGCAAGGACAAGAACTCTGACTACGCTCAACTGGCTCCGCTGCTGCGGGAACGAGTGAAGGCTGTTTATACCATTGGTTCGGCGAGCGAAAAGATTGTGCGGCAGCTTGAAGGAGTCGTGAAGATGGTGACAGCCGAAACATTGGAGAACGCCGTCGCGGCTGCTGCGGAAGCGGCTGAGCAGGGCGATACGGTACTGCTGGCACCGGCCTGTTCGAGCTTCGATCAATTTGAGAACTACGAGCATCGCGGCCGCGTGTTTCGCGAGCTTGTGCATGGATTATCGACGTAA
- a CDS encoding UDP-N-acetylmuramoyl-tripeptide--D-alanyl-D-alanine ligase: MKLTLGEIADFIHAEGDFTTNTEVVGYSIDSRTIGAGELYFAVKGERLDGHDFVEAALANGAAAAVVSMRWLAPPEMDSCKLLRVPDGDTCGVLISLQTLAHAVRRAWGGRVVGVTGSAGKTTTKEAVAAVLEAKFRVLKSKGNLNNGFGVPLQLLRLEREHEVAVIEMGMNHAGEIAALAKIAEPNWAVVSNVAAVHLEHFPEGIAGIAAAKFELVAALPDDGIAVLNADDHYVASFARGMGERAILFGMGEGAAVRAVLVTELGTDGVVFTVEARGERASVQLRLLGRHNVYNALAAIAVGLQSGIGLAECCAALGNLTAGDKRGEVLAWREATLINDCYNSNPTALDSMVDALLAMPAERHVVIAGEMLELGPDAAALHASCGLRMAERGINVVIGVRGAAESLVDAARLAGVEALFFATPEEAGGWMQANLMPGDAVLLKGSRGVRLERALAVLTTDAE; encoded by the coding sequence GTGAAGCTGACGTTGGGAGAGATTGCAGACTTTATTCACGCTGAAGGAGACTTCACGACGAATACCGAGGTTGTGGGCTATTCGATCGACTCGCGGACGATCGGCGCAGGGGAGCTTTATTTTGCGGTAAAGGGCGAGCGGCTTGATGGACATGACTTTGTTGAGGCTGCATTGGCGAACGGTGCGGCTGCGGCGGTTGTGAGCATGCGCTGGCTGGCTCCCCCGGAGATGGATTCGTGCAAACTGCTGAGGGTTCCGGATGGCGATACCTGTGGCGTGTTGATTTCGTTACAGACGCTTGCTCATGCGGTGCGAAGGGCCTGGGGCGGACGCGTGGTCGGGGTGACCGGGTCAGCAGGAAAGACGACCACCAAGGAGGCCGTCGCAGCGGTGTTGGAGGCGAAGTTCCGCGTGCTGAAGTCCAAGGGAAATCTGAACAACGGGTTTGGCGTCCCACTGCAATTGTTGAGGCTTGAGCGAGAGCATGAGGTTGCGGTAATCGAGATGGGCATGAATCATGCGGGCGAGATCGCGGCGCTGGCGAAGATCGCGGAGCCGAACTGGGCCGTGGTCAGCAATGTTGCGGCAGTGCATCTGGAGCATTTTCCGGAAGGAATCGCAGGTATTGCTGCGGCCAAGTTTGAGTTGGTTGCAGCGCTGCCGGATGATGGCATCGCGGTCTTGAACGCGGATGACCACTATGTCGCGAGCTTTGCGCGCGGCATGGGCGAGCGGGCGATTTTGTTTGGGATGGGTGAGGGTGCGGCGGTGCGTGCCGTCCTCGTGACGGAGCTTGGCACGGACGGGGTGGTGTTTACGGTTGAGGCTCGGGGGGAACGGGCAAGCGTGCAGTTGCGCCTGCTTGGCCGGCATAACGTCTATAACGCGCTGGCCGCGATCGCCGTGGGACTGCAAAGCGGCATTGGGTTGGCGGAGTGTTGTGCGGCACTGGGTAATCTAACCGCTGGAGACAAACGCGGAGAGGTTCTAGCGTGGCGCGAGGCTACGTTGATCAATGATTGCTATAACTCAAATCCAACAGCACTGGACTCCATGGTCGATGCGCTGCTGGCGATGCCTGCGGAGCGGCACGTTGTGATTGCGGGCGAGATGCTGGAGCTGGGGCCGGATGCGGCTGCTCTGCACGCGTCATGTGGGCTGCGGATGGCAGAGCGTGGAATCAATGTGGTGATCGGGGTTCGTGGTGCGGCGGAGTCGCTGGTGGATGCAGCTCGGCTGGCGGGAGTAGAAGCTCTCTTTTTTGCGACACCCGAAGAGGCTGGTGGATGGATGCAGGCAAATCTGATGCCGGGCGATGCAGTGCTCCTCAAAGGGTCGCGCGGTGTTCGTCTGGAGCGGGCGCTGGCAGTTCTTACGACAGACGCAGAATGA